In a genomic window of Curtobacterium flaccumfaciens pv. betae:
- a CDS encoding alpha/beta hydrolase gives MIDIQFDDRAAAALAAAARAADDCLRGQGASRSAAAQDALFNFDGVYSLRFVAAVQVEASDRALLANRFATIAEQVTAVAAEATRERQRMADLADWTTREARRQQTAAAGPLRMLEVPPITFPDPKPSTTAITPAEISASFAPRHRERTGTGTSSGRSSAVPENLRGFARTCRSEDRSAGVAVARIRRAWAAFVASCGWARIGNTTFLAGMDSYLRENNDDALWIDRIAEAFDRAGRSGSLSNATLDVSTSNEVPAAVQRIFGDGLAPSEVHELWAAFGYTPEHRADLRALPLPVLSALGNLEGIPYWARDTANRVVLGERLQAARHGGNDVELEALTSINKALRGATDEYPRSLTALTADVPPLAAISIGDLDAAANVTWTVPGMGTTTADMVGWANAGQNLVEQQAEANGRPDNAVLAWIGYEPPPVPDGENRDLGVLGDRSAREGAPKLASSVRGLDAVRGDDRPRTNVVAHSYGSTTAAFGLTEEGVHVDTLTTIGSAGIPRSIHDAGDLHASHVYSGQAQQANPLNDDEPSGDQWAWLGRLGSNRKDPTDDDFGGTAFEVDDGAQGNPVLDHGVHTGGKRGYLDKGTESLRNVGLISTGQGDKVTRPDDHEEAW, from the coding sequence ATGATCGATATCCAGTTTGACGATCGTGCGGCGGCGGCTCTGGCCGCGGCTGCCCGCGCAGCGGATGATTGTCTGCGTGGTCAAGGGGCCTCAAGATCAGCAGCGGCGCAAGACGCGTTGTTCAACTTTGACGGCGTCTACTCCCTGCGGTTCGTCGCAGCCGTTCAGGTGGAGGCGTCCGACCGGGCACTACTGGCGAATCGCTTCGCAACAATAGCTGAGCAGGTCACAGCGGTCGCAGCTGAAGCAACCAGAGAGCGTCAGCGGATGGCCGACCTGGCCGACTGGACGACGCGTGAAGCCCGCCGCCAGCAAACCGCGGCTGCGGGTCCACTGCGGATGCTCGAAGTTCCTCCGATCACATTTCCAGATCCGAAACCATCGACGACAGCGATCACACCGGCCGAGATCTCCGCTTCGTTCGCACCGCGACACCGAGAGCGGACAGGAACTGGGACGAGCAGTGGGCGAAGCTCCGCGGTGCCCGAGAACTTGCGAGGGTTCGCACGGACATGCCGGTCCGAAGACCGGTCAGCGGGCGTAGCCGTCGCCCGCATTCGTCGGGCTTGGGCGGCGTTCGTCGCTTCGTGCGGATGGGCGCGGATAGGCAACACAACATTCCTCGCTGGGATGGACTCGTACTTGCGGGAGAACAACGACGACGCGTTGTGGATCGATCGCATAGCCGAGGCCTTCGACCGGGCTGGCCGGTCCGGGAGCCTCTCCAATGCGACGCTCGACGTTTCCACTTCGAACGAGGTCCCCGCCGCTGTGCAGCGCATCTTCGGTGACGGGCTGGCACCGAGCGAGGTGCACGAGTTGTGGGCGGCATTCGGATACACGCCAGAACACCGCGCTGATCTGCGTGCCCTACCACTGCCCGTGCTTTCCGCTTTGGGGAACCTGGAAGGCATTCCGTACTGGGCTCGTGACACGGCCAACCGCGTCGTGCTCGGCGAGCGTCTGCAGGCTGCTCGGCATGGGGGGAATGATGTGGAGCTGGAGGCGCTCACGAGTATCAACAAAGCACTTCGCGGTGCGACCGATGAATACCCCAGATCGCTCACTGCACTCACCGCGGACGTGCCTCCGCTTGCTGCGATCTCGATCGGTGACCTTGATGCGGCAGCGAATGTGACGTGGACGGTACCCGGCATGGGCACGACGACCGCTGACATGGTGGGTTGGGCCAACGCCGGCCAGAACCTCGTGGAGCAACAGGCCGAAGCAAACGGCCGCCCTGACAATGCAGTACTGGCGTGGATCGGATACGAACCGCCTCCCGTTCCAGACGGTGAGAATCGGGACCTCGGCGTGCTCGGCGATCGATCCGCTCGAGAAGGGGCACCGAAGTTGGCGTCGAGCGTTCGAGGTCTCGACGCAGTACGGGGCGATGACAGGCCGCGGACGAACGTGGTCGCTCACTCCTACGGATCGACCACTGCCGCGTTCGGCCTCACCGAGGAAGGTGTCCACGTAGACACCTTGACTACGATTGGATCAGCGGGAATACCACGCAGCATTCACGACGCGGGCGACCTTCACGCAAGCCACGTTTACTCCGGCCAGGCGCAACAAGCGAACCCGCTGAACGATGACGAGCCGAGCGGCGACCAATGGGCCTGGCTCGGTCGTCTCGGAAGTAACCGCAAAGATCCGACAGATGACGACTTCGGTGGCACCGCCTTCGAGGTCGACGACGGTGCTCAGGGCAACCCAGTCCTGGACCATGGAGTACACACAGGTGGCAAACGTGGGTACCTGGACAAAGGGACCGAGTCGCTCCGGAACGTCGGCCTGATCTCCACCGGTCAGGGTGACAAGGTGACCCGACCGGACGATCACGAGGAAGCCTGGTGA
- a CDS encoding MarR family winged helix-turn-helix transcriptional regulator: MSDEPTPPQALRTLVSWQAGRLATIGARLTGARMPLEARSDFAVLAVLEESGALSQAEIGRVLGLDRNNVNGIVVRLEGDEAVTREPDLSDRRRNVVTITPTGQRRLAEIQVLADAVQDELLTALSTKERKDLIHLLDRALSGHCGQSA; the protein is encoded by the coding sequence ATGTCCGACGAACCCACTCCGCCCCAGGCGCTCCGGACGCTCGTGAGCTGGCAGGCCGGGCGACTCGCGACGATCGGCGCACGCTTGACGGGCGCCCGGATGCCGCTCGAAGCGCGGTCCGACTTCGCGGTCCTGGCGGTGCTCGAAGAGAGCGGCGCGCTGAGTCAGGCCGAGATCGGCCGGGTGCTGGGTCTGGACCGCAACAACGTCAACGGCATCGTCGTCCGGCTCGAGGGGGACGAGGCCGTGACTCGGGAGCCTGACCTGTCGGACCGCCGGCGGAACGTCGTCACGATCACGCCCACCGGACAGCGCAGGCTCGCCGAGATCCAGGTGCTCGCGGACGCCGTGCAGGACGAACTGCTCACCGCGTTGTCGACGAAGGAGCGGAAGGACCTCATCCACCTGCTCGACCGGGCTCTCTCCGGTCACTGTGGCCAGTCCGCCTGA
- a CDS encoding SDR family oxidoreductase — MSTDPVTPDLSGRRVLVPGGTGGVGEGIVRAYLDAGADVVVPTRSDERGSELRAALGTIGTSQLLHLPTHDYTSFAGAEALGAEMTERLGGIDDVVVPVGGWWQGGPLTTIGEDDWAAAFTGLATAHMALARAIVPRLSGAGAYTVIVGQSAEFPVPGSGLVSMEQAAVLMMQRVLAAESPDERVHALVLGPVRTRFVGGEPEWVSASEVGAAAVALSLATGIGSHSVSLASSAEARAATEAFRAAA, encoded by the coding sequence ATGTCCACAGATCCCGTCACCCCTGACCTCTCAGGTCGTCGCGTCCTCGTGCCGGGCGGCACGGGCGGTGTCGGGGAAGGCATCGTGCGCGCCTACCTCGACGCTGGTGCCGACGTCGTCGTCCCCACGCGTTCCGACGAGCGTGGGTCGGAACTCCGCGCCGCGCTCGGCACGATCGGCACGTCCCAGCTGCTGCACCTGCCGACGCACGACTACACGTCCTTCGCCGGGGCGGAAGCACTCGGTGCCGAGATGACCGAGCGGCTCGGCGGCATCGACGACGTGGTCGTCCCCGTTGGCGGATGGTGGCAGGGCGGGCCCCTGACCACCATCGGTGAGGACGACTGGGCGGCAGCGTTCACCGGGCTCGCCACGGCGCACATGGCGCTGGCGCGGGCGATCGTCCCGAGGCTCAGTGGCGCCGGCGCCTACACGGTGATCGTCGGGCAGTCGGCCGAGTTCCCGGTGCCGGGCAGCGGGCTCGTGAGCATGGAGCAGGCCGCGGTGCTCATGATGCAGCGGGTCCTCGCGGCGGAGTCGCCCGACGAGCGTGTCCACGCGCTCGTGCTCGGGCCGGTGCGGACCCGGTTCGTCGGCGGCGAGCCGGAGTGGGTCTCGGCATCCGAGGTCGGTGCCGCCGCCGTCGCACTGTCCCTGGCGACGGGCATCGGCAGCCACTCCGTCTCGCTCGCCTCGTCGGCGGAGGCCCGAGCGGCGACGGAGGCGTTCCGGGCCGCGGCCTGA
- a CDS encoding beta-galactosidase: MTDTRTHHRSFSNGAPSTMQHDRVLFGAAYYHEYQPTPRLDEDMRLMQEAGFSVIRVGESVWSTWEPENGRFDLEWLAPVLDAAHEHGIRVILGTPTYAVPMWLARIVPEINVRRRTDGEAMGWGARQEIDYAHPAFLFHAERVIRKIVARYAEHPAVIGYQVDNEPGNELIANPEVFQRFVDHLRHTYGSVERLNEEWGLTYWSHRLSTWADLWTPDGNAQPQYDLAWRRFQASITTDFIAWQASVVREYSRPDQFVTTCIAYERPTVEDEVLTRTLDVTAGNPYYRMQDALELPSAEEPAQFWTSSGAWSIFASGDRMYGSKQAPFLVTETNAQAIGFSWMNEPAYEGQWRQAAWALVSRGASMIEYWHWHTLHYGVETYWGGVLPHSQQPGRTYEEIARIGAEFAHAGDRVAGLRPHADVALLFSNESKWALNEHPALGDGMEPDRRSWQTIYDAYARGVFDAGLQANTVHPSQVFDRDPASFAAERPVLVAAAFTIATDAQLQWLAAYAEAGGHLVVGIRTGYEDEEARARLERKPAFLDVPAGVHYDEFSNLGRRIPVSAGAAAAEHGFTVPAGATATRWADGLLVDDADVLVGYDHPHHGRFAAVTTRSHGAGRVTYVGTVPDPALAAAITEWAVAQGSGSPSWQPQADTQSVASSVNGHGETVHVIHNWSWEPSTYAVPVAAEDLFEGTALDADAVLELGPWDVRVVVVA, translated from the coding sequence ATGACCGACACCCGCACCCACCACCGATCCTTCTCGAACGGAGCACCCAGCACCATGCAGCACGACCGCGTCCTCTTCGGCGCCGCTTACTACCACGAGTACCAGCCGACCCCTCGGCTCGACGAGGACATGCGCCTGATGCAGGAGGCCGGCTTCTCGGTCATCCGCGTCGGTGAGTCCGTCTGGAGCACCTGGGAGCCGGAGAACGGCCGCTTCGACCTGGAGTGGCTCGCGCCGGTGCTCGACGCCGCCCACGAACACGGAATCCGGGTGATCCTCGGCACACCCACGTACGCCGTGCCGATGTGGCTCGCCCGCATCGTGCCGGAGATCAACGTCCGCCGCCGTACCGACGGCGAGGCGATGGGCTGGGGTGCCCGGCAGGAGATCGACTACGCCCACCCGGCGTTCCTGTTCCACGCCGAGCGGGTCATCCGGAAGATCGTCGCCCGCTACGCCGAACACCCCGCCGTGATCGGCTACCAGGTCGACAACGAGCCGGGCAACGAGCTCATCGCGAACCCCGAGGTGTTCCAGCGCTTCGTCGACCACCTGCGTCACACCTACGGCAGCGTCGAGCGGTTGAACGAGGAGTGGGGCCTGACCTACTGGTCCCACCGGCTGTCCACCTGGGCTGACCTGTGGACGCCGGACGGCAACGCGCAGCCGCAGTACGACCTGGCCTGGCGCCGGTTCCAGGCCTCGATCACGACGGACTTCATCGCCTGGCAGGCATCGGTCGTGCGGGAGTACTCGCGTCCGGACCAGTTCGTGACCACGTGCATCGCCTACGAGCGGCCGACCGTCGAGGACGAGGTGCTCACCCGGACGCTCGACGTCACCGCTGGCAACCCGTACTACCGGATGCAGGACGCCCTCGAGCTGCCGAGCGCCGAGGAGCCCGCACAGTTCTGGACCTCGTCCGGTGCCTGGTCGATCTTCGCCTCGGGCGACCGCATGTACGGGTCGAAGCAGGCACCGTTCCTGGTCACCGAGACCAACGCGCAGGCCATCGGGTTCTCGTGGATGAACGAACCGGCCTACGAAGGGCAGTGGCGACAGGCCGCCTGGGCACTCGTGTCCCGAGGCGCGTCGATGATCGAGTACTGGCACTGGCACACGCTGCACTACGGCGTCGAGACGTACTGGGGTGGCGTCCTGCCGCATTCGCAGCAGCCCGGTCGCACCTACGAGGAGATCGCCCGGATCGGAGCGGAGTTCGCGCACGCCGGGGACCGGGTCGCCGGCCTCCGCCCGCACGCCGACGTCGCCCTGCTGTTCTCGAACGAGTCGAAGTGGGCGCTGAACGAGCACCCGGCGCTCGGCGACGGCATGGAGCCCGACCGGCGGTCGTGGCAGACGATTTACGACGCCTACGCCCGAGGCGTCTTCGATGCCGGACTGCAGGCGAACACGGTGCATCCGTCGCAGGTCTTCGACCGTGATCCGGCGTCCTTCGCCGCGGAGCGTCCGGTGCTCGTCGCTGCCGCGTTCACCATCGCGACCGACGCACAGCTGCAGTGGCTCGCCGCCTACGCCGAGGCAGGCGGACACCTGGTCGTCGGCATCCGCACCGGGTACGAGGACGAAGAAGCCCGTGCGCGGCTCGAACGGAAGCCCGCGTTCCTCGACGTGCCCGCGGGCGTGCACTACGACGAGTTCAGCAACCTCGGCCGACGCATCCCGGTGTCCGCCGGAGCCGCGGCCGCTGAGCACGGGTTCACCGTGCCGGCCGGGGCGACGGCCACCCGGTGGGCGGACGGCCTGCTCGTCGACGACGCCGACGTGCTCGTCGGGTACGACCACCCGCACCACGGTCGGTTCGCAGCGGTGACCACACGGTCGCACGGAGCCGGTCGGGTCACCTACGTCGGGACCGTCCCGGATCCGGCGCTCGCCGCAGCGATCACGGAGTGGGCCGTCGCGCAGGGCAGCGGGTCGCCGAGCTGGCAGCCGCAGGCCGACACGCAGTCGGTCGCGAGCTCGGTCAACGGCCACGGCGAGACGGTGCACGTCATCCACAACTGGTCGTGGGAACCGAGCACGTACGCGGTGCCGGTCGCCGCGGAGGACCTGTTCGAGGGCACGGCACTCGACGCGGATGCCGTGCTCGAGCTCGGGCCGTGGGACGTCCGGGTCGTCGTCGTCGCGTAG
- a CDS encoding carbohydrate ABC transporter permease — protein MTATTDRPDTRAVTTAGSRAPRSGPPRTRGWIARRGLLYATLVALLLVFVFPLLWTLSGSFKQRGDIFATPPTLIPSPATGENYTNLLATQPFWAWFGISVGTALIATVVSVFVCAMAGYGFAKFRFRGKRILFAVMFSSLSVPFAVILVPLFILVVKSGLTNPWFSLVVPWVAPAFGIFMMQQFIVQAIPDELIEAARIDGNSEFGTFRRVVLPLLRPSLGALAVWSFLQSYNSFQWPLVLLSDSSQYTLPLGLNAIFASENRSYDLVLAGAVLASVPTILVFLLLRKQLLDGLTAGAVKG, from the coding sequence ATGACCGCCACCACCGACCGCCCGGACACCCGGGCCGTCACGACCGCCGGAAGCCGGGCGCCTCGGTCCGGCCCGCCCCGCACCAGGGGCTGGATCGCTCGCCGCGGCCTGCTCTACGCCACACTCGTGGCCCTGCTGCTGGTGTTCGTGTTCCCGCTGCTCTGGACGCTGTCCGGCTCGTTCAAGCAGCGTGGCGACATCTTCGCGACACCGCCCACGCTCATCCCGAGCCCGGCGACGGGGGAGAACTACACGAACCTGCTCGCCACCCAGCCGTTCTGGGCCTGGTTCGGCATCAGTGTCGGCACCGCCCTGATCGCGACCGTCGTGTCCGTGTTCGTCTGCGCGATGGCCGGGTACGGGTTCGCGAAGTTCCGGTTCCGGGGCAAGCGGATCCTGTTCGCGGTGATGTTCTCGTCGCTTTCGGTGCCGTTCGCGGTGATCCTCGTACCGCTCTTCATCCTGGTGGTGAAGTCCGGGCTGACGAACCCGTGGTTCTCGCTCGTCGTCCCGTGGGTGGCGCCGGCGTTCGGCATCTTCATGATGCAGCAGTTCATCGTGCAGGCGATCCCCGACGAACTCATCGAGGCGGCCCGCATCGACGGCAACTCCGAGTTCGGAACGTTCCGCCGGGTCGTGCTCCCGCTGCTCCGGCCGTCGCTCGGCGCCCTGGCGGTGTGGAGCTTCCTGCAGAGCTACAACTCGTTCCAGTGGCCGTTGGTCCTGCTGTCCGACTCGAGCCAGTACACGCTGCCCCTCGGCCTCAACGCGATCTTCGCGTCGGAGAACCGGTCGTACGACCTGGTGCTCGCCGGCGCCGTGCTGGCGAGCGTGCCGACGATCCTCGTGTTCCTGCTCCTCCGCAAGCAGCTGCTCGACGGGCTGACCGCGGGGGCGGTCAAGGGATGA
- a CDS encoding carbohydrate ABC transporter permease — MSTSTATGIPVSATTTTTDPPDRRRRRLNTNGGSAPYLFIAPFYVLYGLFMIVPVLAAVYLSLTEWVGLGTPNWIGLSNYANLFRDTSFGTALVNSLIYTLIAVFVIVPCSLLVAQALNAKGLRARDLFRVTFFIPMVLSPIVIALIYSLVFDTNYGLLNATLKALFGLPNTDWLGDPTLAKVAIGFVLLWRTVGYLTIFFLAALQNVSPEQYEAASLDGAGTFRKFTNVTLPAIRPVTAFVVVTSFISAAQLFDEPYLLTKGGPGEATLSVAMFIYRAAFERQQFGYAAAAGVVLFVVVFGVSQILNRALAIGRDA; from the coding sequence TTGTCCACATCAACCGCCACCGGCATCCCGGTGTCCGCCACCACGACCACCACCGATCCACCCGATCGCCGTCGCCGCCGTCTGAACACGAACGGTGGCAGCGCGCCGTACCTCTTCATCGCGCCGTTCTACGTCCTGTACGGCCTGTTCATGATCGTGCCGGTGCTCGCCGCCGTGTACCTGTCACTCACCGAGTGGGTCGGCCTCGGCACACCGAACTGGATCGGTCTGTCCAACTACGCGAACCTGTTCCGGGACACCAGCTTCGGCACAGCCCTGGTCAACTCGTTGATCTACACACTCATCGCCGTGTTCGTCATCGTGCCGTGCTCGCTCCTGGTCGCGCAGGCACTCAACGCCAAGGGACTCCGCGCCCGAGACCTGTTCCGGGTGACGTTCTTCATCCCGATGGTGCTGTCGCCGATCGTCATCGCGCTCATCTACAGCCTGGTGTTCGACACCAACTACGGGCTGCTCAACGCCACGCTCAAGGCGCTGTTCGGACTGCCGAACACCGACTGGCTCGGTGACCCGACGCTCGCGAAGGTCGCCATCGGCTTCGTGCTCCTGTGGCGCACGGTCGGGTACCTGACGATCTTCTTCCTGGCAGCACTGCAGAACGTGTCGCCCGAGCAGTACGAGGCCGCGTCGCTCGACGGGGCAGGAACCTTCCGGAAGTTCACCAACGTGACGCTCCCGGCGATCCGGCCGGTCACGGCGTTCGTCGTGGTGACGAGCTTCATCAGTGCCGCGCAGCTGTTCGACGAGCCCTACCTGCTCACCAAGGGCGGTCCGGGTGAAGCCACGCTCTCCGTCGCCATGTTCATCTACCGCGCCGCCTTCGAACGGCAGCAGTTCGGGTACGCGGCAGCCGCCGGTGTCGTGCTGTTCGTCGTCGTGTTCGGCGTCAGCCAGATCCTCAACCGCGCACTCGCCATCGGGAGGGACGCATGA
- a CDS encoding ABC transporter substrate-binding protein, translating into MPPGRGPSRRDLLRWGAAAGGSIALGALLAGCSPQSTAAVRSGRADLSFWTHDPGYEKFFTEALPVADRKSDFDFALDITTIAAADIPTKLIAQAVAGTGTPDVAGLEIGAFCRMLRGDIAAELLSDLSPSVASRKDDLIAARLTPFSKDGHLYALDSDTPLCVYYHRADQFEALGIPDDLTTWEEYMDVGAKLNKNKGVSLHAVAVTDPGGTLQSYQILLLQRGGDLYDEDGGIAIQTPEAERTLQFLVDGVQSGAIATVADMYGPSLQSGLKGGTILAVDMPSWYASYGIKPNVPEQKGKWKVRNLPRFAGGGSTTSVGGGTGFAVLRDKPLTKAGINLVLAAYLDPDQQVKRYQDLGYLPTLRSVYDDPRLAALSDPYFGGQQLFGVYKSVVDDVPSQHQSADASILQTVLSGYLIKAYKGQISPKQALDAAAADFRGQTRA; encoded by the coding sequence GTGCCTCCAGGCCGTGGGCCGAGCCGGCGCGACCTGCTCCGGTGGGGCGCCGCCGCTGGCGGCAGCATCGCCCTCGGCGCGCTGCTCGCCGGCTGCTCCCCGCAGTCGACGGCCGCCGTCCGTTCCGGACGCGCCGACCTGTCCTTCTGGACCCACGACCCCGGCTACGAGAAGTTCTTCACCGAGGCGTTGCCGGTCGCCGACCGGAAGTCGGACTTCGACTTCGCGCTCGACATCACCACGATCGCGGCGGCGGACATCCCGACCAAGCTCATCGCGCAGGCCGTCGCCGGCACGGGGACGCCGGACGTCGCCGGGCTCGAGATCGGGGCGTTTTGCCGGATGCTCCGCGGTGACATCGCTGCCGAGCTGCTGAGCGACCTGTCGCCGTCGGTGGCGTCGCGCAAGGACGACCTGATCGCTGCACGACTCACGCCGTTCTCGAAGGACGGGCACCTCTACGCGCTCGACTCGGACACCCCGTTGTGCGTCTACTACCACCGCGCGGACCAGTTCGAGGCCCTCGGCATCCCCGACGACCTGACGACGTGGGAGGAGTACATGGACGTCGGCGCGAAGCTCAACAAGAACAAGGGTGTCTCGCTGCACGCCGTGGCGGTCACCGATCCGGGCGGCACGCTGCAGAGCTACCAGATCCTGCTGCTCCAGCGGGGCGGCGACCTGTACGACGAGGACGGCGGAATCGCCATCCAGACGCCGGAGGCCGAACGCACCCTGCAGTTCCTGGTCGACGGTGTGCAGTCCGGGGCCATCGCGACGGTCGCCGACATGTACGGACCGAGCCTGCAGTCCGGGCTGAAGGGCGGCACGATCCTGGCCGTCGACATGCCCTCCTGGTACGCCAGCTACGGCATCAAGCCGAACGTGCCCGAGCAGAAGGGCAAGTGGAAGGTGCGGAACCTGCCCCGGTTCGCGGGTGGTGGCAGCACGACGAGCGTCGGCGGCGGCACCGGGTTTGCGGTGCTCCGCGACAAGCCGCTCACGAAGGCCGGGATCAACCTGGTGCTCGCCGCGTACCTCGACCCGGACCAGCAGGTGAAGCGCTACCAGGACCTCGGGTACCTGCCGACGCTCCGCTCGGTCTACGACGACCCGCGGCTCGCGGCGCTGAGCGACCCGTACTTCGGCGGGCAGCAGCTGTTCGGCGTCTACAAGTCGGTCGTCGACGACGTGCCCTCGCAGCACCAGAGCGCCGATGCCTCGATCCTGCAGACCGTCCTGAGCGGTTACCTCATCAAGGCCTACAAGGGCCAGATCTCCCCGAAGCAGGCGCTCGACGCCGCTGCGGCCGACTTCCGCGGCCAGACCCGCGCCTGA
- a CDS encoding LacI family DNA-binding transcriptional regulator, translated as MSGNASVHRLRPASMTDVASLAGVSQKTVSRVVNDEPHVTEAVRARVLEAIDELGFRPNAAARSLKSQRSRRIGLITIGTNLYGPTAMLTGVEQACRTNGYSLAIVRTVAATASELQPAVDSLVGQDVEAIVFSEPVENQMDQLRLPQGVTVLTLGPPDVADRENTLAVGLDESGAAFAATDHLLALGHETVWHIAGPADWTSSSRRLAGWRAALQDAGVAEHAPAEGDWSPQSGYEAMRSLLGRPDLTGVFVANDQMAIGAMSAIQQHGLSVPGDVSIVGFDDMPISAYLPTPLTTIRQDFDEATRLAMHRLFRTLDGHPPAERHRMLPGQLITRATSAPPSAERRHLRPAD; from the coding sequence ATGAGCGGCAACGCATCGGTTCATCGCCTCCGCCCGGCCTCCATGACCGACGTCGCGAGCCTGGCCGGCGTCTCCCAGAAGACCGTCTCCCGCGTGGTGAACGACGAACCGCACGTCACCGAGGCGGTCCGCGCCCGGGTCCTCGAAGCGATCGACGAACTGGGTTTCCGCCCGAACGCCGCTGCCCGCTCCCTCAAGTCGCAGCGCTCCCGCCGGATCGGTCTCATCACCATCGGTACGAACCTGTACGGCCCGACCGCCATGCTCACCGGCGTCGAGCAGGCGTGCCGCACGAACGGGTACAGCCTGGCCATCGTCCGGACCGTCGCCGCGACCGCATCCGAGCTCCAGCCGGCGGTCGACTCGCTCGTCGGCCAGGACGTCGAGGCGATCGTCTTCTCCGAGCCGGTCGAGAACCAGATGGACCAGCTCCGCCTGCCCCAGGGCGTGACGGTGCTGACGCTCGGGCCGCCGGACGTCGCCGACCGCGAGAACACCCTGGCGGTCGGCCTGGACGAGAGCGGCGCTGCGTTCGCGGCCACCGATCACCTGCTGGCCCTCGGGCACGAGACCGTGTGGCACATCGCGGGTCCGGCGGACTGGACCTCGAGTTCGCGCCGGCTGGCGGGGTGGCGGGCGGCGCTGCAGGACGCCGGCGTCGCCGAGCACGCACCGGCCGAGGGGGACTGGTCGCCGCAGAGCGGCTATGAGGCCATGCGCTCGTTGCTCGGCCGCCCGGACCTGACGGGGGTCTTCGTCGCGAACGACCAGATGGCGATCGGCGCGATGTCCGCCATCCAGCAGCACGGGTTGTCCGTGCCGGGTGACGTCAGCATCGTCGGCTTCGACGACATGCCGATCTCGGCCTACCTGCCGACGCCGCTCACGACCATCCGTCAGGACTTCGACGAGGCCACCCGCCTCGCGATGCACCGCCTCTTCCGCACCCTCGACGGCCACCCGCCCGCCGAGCGCCACCGGATGCTGCCCGGCCAGCTGATCACGCGTGCCACCAGCGCGCCGCCGTCCGCTGAGCGGCGTCACCTCCGCCCCGCCGACTGA
- a CDS encoding LysR family transcriptional regulator has product MARVSNDITLQQLRYFIEVATEGSISAAADLLYVSQPTMSAAMKDLETRIGRPLFTRSARGVVPTVDGVEFLGYARQVVEQVSLLEQRYVGGQRSRRLLGVSAQHYSFAVEAFVRMVEAAAADEYEFSLRETRTWDIIEDVRTLRSEVGILYRNDFNKQVLGKLLRDAGVVFTPLFVAQPHIFVAKRNPLASRERATLEDLADLPRLTFDQGANNSFYLAEEILSTMSSKREIRVSDRATIFNLMIGLGGYTISTGLISDDLDPEIVAIPLDVDERIEIGWIAHASVPLTVQAQTYLDELRAVVTSYGVEPLG; this is encoded by the coding sequence ATGGCTCGCGTTTCGAACGACATCACCCTGCAGCAGCTCCGGTACTTCATCGAGGTGGCGACGGAGGGCTCGATCAGCGCAGCGGCCGACCTGCTCTATGTGTCGCAGCCGACGATGTCCGCAGCGATGAAGGACCTGGAGACGCGGATCGGGCGCCCGCTGTTCACCCGCTCGGCCCGAGGCGTCGTGCCCACCGTCGACGGCGTCGAGTTCCTCGGGTACGCCCGGCAGGTCGTCGAGCAGGTCTCCCTCCTCGAGCAGCGGTACGTCGGCGGCCAGCGGTCGCGTCGGCTGCTCGGGGTGTCCGCGCAGCACTACTCGTTCGCGGTGGAGGCCTTCGTCCGGATGGTCGAAGCGGCAGCTGCGGACGAGTACGAGTTCTCGCTGCGCGAGACACGCACCTGGGACATCATCGAGGACGTCCGCACCCTGCGCAGCGAGGTGGGCATCCTCTACCGCAACGACTTCAACAAGCAGGTGCTCGGCAAGCTGCTGCGCGACGCCGGCGTCGTGTTCACACCGCTGTTCGTCGCACAGCCGCACATCTTCGTGGCGAAGCGGAACCCGCTCGCGTCGCGGGAGCGTGCGACCCTCGAGGACCTCGCGGACCTGCCTCGGCTCACGTTCGACCAGGGCGCGAACAACTCCTTCTACCTGGCCGAGGAGATCCTGTCGACGATGTCGAGCAAGCGGGAGATCCGTGTGTCGGACCGGGCGACGATCTTCAACCTGATGATCGGCCTCGGCGGGTACACGATCTCCACCGGGCTCATCAGCGACGACCTCGATCCCGAGATCGTCGCCATCCCACTCGACGTCGACGAGCGCATCGAGATCGGCTGGATCGCGCACGCTTCGGTTCCCCTCACCGTGCAGGCGCAGACCTACCTGGACGAGTTGCGTGCGGTGGTCACCAGCTACGGCGTCGAGCCGCTCGGGTAA